One part of the Oceanihabitans sp. IOP_32 genome encodes these proteins:
- a CDS encoding GNAT family N-acyltransferase: MTTEQNKGLVTAKEVAKAIQLEKYGFIGTFLGWILMKILKISTLNKIYNKNKHLTDLEFLNGILDDFQIKFEIPAEDLKRLPKEGAYITVSNHPLGGIDGILLLKLMLEQRQDFKIIANFLLHRIAPLKPYIMPVNPFEDKKDVKSSLAGFKNSILHLRNGHPLGIFPAGEVSTYRDGKLVVDKPWEEAAMKLAQKAEVPIVPIYFHAKNSKLFYKLSKINDTFRTAKLPSELLTQKRRVIKVRIGKAISVNDQKEHTSLNNFTAFLRQKTYMLSNAFEDKPKILDNLSNTLKPSRAPKTIVTSVDLETMIAEVETLRKEDCKLLTSKNYEVFLAPADSIPNILTEIGRLREITFREVGEGTNESIDLDNFDSYYHHMFLWDNDKNLIAGAYRMGLGSQIFKNYGIDGFYLQDLFRFEPELHKMMSQSIEMGRAFIIKEYQQKPMPLFLLWKGIVHTTLRYPEHKFLIGGVSISNQFSNFSKSLMIEFMKSHYYDPYIAQYVHPKKEFKVKLKDADKDFVFDATEADLNKFDKIIDEVEPGALRLPVLLKKYIKQNARLVAFNVDPLFNNAVDGLMYIKIADLPESTVRPVMEEFQAELERKFMENNTN, translated from the coding sequence ATGACCACAGAGCAAAATAAAGGATTAGTAACCGCCAAAGAAGTCGCTAAGGCTATACAATTAGAAAAATACGGATTTATTGGTACATTTTTGGGGTGGATTTTAATGAAAATCCTCAAAATATCTACACTTAACAAAATTTACAATAAAAATAAACACCTTACTGATTTAGAGTTTCTAAATGGTATTTTAGACGATTTCCAAATTAAATTTGAAATTCCAGCAGAAGATTTAAAACGTTTACCAAAAGAAGGCGCATACATTACGGTATCAAACCATCCGCTTGGAGGTATTGACGGTATTTTACTATTAAAATTAATGCTCGAACAACGCCAAGATTTTAAAATAATAGCCAACTTTTTACTGCATAGAATAGCACCTTTAAAGCCCTACATCATGCCGGTAAACCCTTTTGAGGATAAAAAAGATGTAAAATCGAGTCTGGCTGGTTTTAAAAATTCTATACTCCATTTAAGAAACGGACATCCGTTGGGCATCTTCCCAGCTGGCGAAGTTTCAACCTATCGCGATGGTAAATTGGTGGTCGACAAACCCTGGGAAGAAGCCGCCATGAAACTGGCTCAAAAAGCTGAGGTACCTATCGTACCTATCTATTTTCACGCCAAAAACAGTAAGTTGTTTTACAAGTTATCTAAAATTAACGACACTTTTAGAACAGCGAAATTACCCTCCGAACTACTTACTCAAAAACGACGCGTTATTAAAGTGCGTATAGGAAAAGCTATTTCGGTAAACGACCAAAAAGAACACACTTCACTAAACAATTTTACAGCATTTTTAAGACAAAAAACCTATATGCTTTCGAATGCTTTTGAAGATAAACCAAAAATTTTAGACAACTTATCGAATACACTTAAGCCGTCTCGAGCGCCTAAAACTATTGTGACCTCGGTAGATTTAGAAACTATGATTGCCGAAGTTGAAACCTTAAGAAAAGAGGATTGTAAATTATTAACTAGTAAGAATTATGAAGTGTTTTTAGCTCCAGCTGATAGCATTCCGAACATATTAACAGAAATTGGTCGTTTACGAGAAATAACATTTCGTGAAGTTGGAGAAGGCACTAACGAGTCTATAGATTTAGATAACTTCGATAGTTATTACCACCATATGTTCTTATGGGATAATGATAAAAATTTAATTGCTGGTGCCTATAGAATGGGCTTGGGGTCTCAAATTTTCAAAAATTACGGCATAGATGGTTTTTACTTACAAGACTTATTTAGATTTGAGCCAGAATTGCATAAAATGATGAGCCAGTCTATTGAAATGGGTCGTGCGTTTATCATAAAAGAATACCAACAAAAACCAATGCCCTTATTTTTACTTTGGAAAGGTATTGTACACACTACATTGCGCTATCCTGAGCATAAATTTTTAATTGGTGGAGTAAGTATTAGCAATCAGTTTTCGAACTTCTCGAAATCATTGATGATTGAGTTTATGAAATCGCACTATTACGATCCTTATATTGCGCAGTATGTTCACCCTAAAAAAGAATTTAAAGTAAAACTCAAAGATGCCGATAAAGATTTCGTTTTTGATGCTACCGAAGCCGACCTAAACAAATTCGATAAAATTATTGACGAAGTCGAACCTGGAGCATTACGTCTACCTGTATTACTTAAAAAATATATAAAACAGAACGCGCGATTAGTGGCTTTTAATGTAGATCCGCTCTTTAACAACGCAGTAGATGGCTTAATGTATATTAAAATCGCCGATCTTCCCGAAAGTACCGTAAGACCCGTAATGGAAGAATTCCAAGCAGAGCTGGAACGTAAGTTTATGGAAAATAACACAAATTGA
- a CDS encoding CoA transferase subunit A — protein sequence MINKKVANVQEALQGVKDNMTLMLGGFGLCGIPENAIAELVKIGVKDLTCISNNAGVDDFGLGLLLQKKQIKKMISSYVGENDEFERQMLSGELDVELIPQGTLAERCRAAQSGFPAIYTPAGYGTEVAEGKETREFNGKMYVLEHAFDAHFAFVKAWKGDAAGNLIFKGTARNFNPNMCGAAKITVAEVEELVPLGTLDPNQIHIPGIFVQRIFQGKNYEKRIEQKTVRPKNN from the coding sequence ATGATTAATAAAAAAGTGGCTAACGTTCAGGAAGCGCTTCAAGGTGTTAAAGATAATATGACACTAATGCTTGGGGGCTTCGGACTTTGCGGTATTCCAGAAAATGCTATAGCCGAATTAGTAAAAATCGGCGTAAAAGATTTAACCTGTATTTCTAATAATGCTGGTGTGGACGATTTTGGTTTGGGTTTGTTATTACAAAAAAAGCAAATAAAAAAAATGATATCGTCTTATGTTGGCGAAAACGATGAATTCGAACGGCAGATGCTTTCTGGTGAGCTAGACGTAGAATTGATACCTCAAGGTACCTTGGCAGAACGCTGTAGAGCAGCACAATCTGGATTTCCAGCTATTTACACCCCTGCAGGTTATGGCACTGAAGTTGCCGAAGGGAAAGAAACTCGAGAATTTAACGGTAAAATGTATGTCCTAGAACATGCTTTCGATGCCCATTTTGCTTTTGTAAAGGCCTGGAAAGGAGATGCGGCCGGAAATTTAATCTTTAAGGGTACGGCCAGAAACTTTAACCCTAATATGTGCGGTGCCGCCAAAATAACGGTGGCAGAAGTAGAAGAATTAGTGCCTCTAGGAACTTTAGACCCTAATCAAATCCATATTCCTGGAATTTTTGTACAACGTATTTTTCAAGGAAAAAACTATGAAAAACGCATTGAACAAAAAACAGTAAGACCCAAAAACAATTAA
- a CDS encoding 3-oxoacid CoA-transferase subunit B: protein MLDKIGIAKRIAQEVKNGYYVNLGIGIPTLVANYVRNDIEVEFQSENGVLGMGPFPFEGEEDADVINAGKQTITTLPGASFFDSAMSFSMIRGQHVDLTILGAMEVAENGDIANWKIPGRMVKGMGGAMDLVASAENIIVAMMHTNKKGASKLLKKCTLPLTGVGCVKKIVTNLAVLEVTKSGFKLLERAPGVTVEQIKSATEGTLIIEGDIPEMKF from the coding sequence ATGTTAGATAAAATAGGAATAGCAAAGCGCATAGCTCAAGAAGTAAAAAATGGCTATTATGTAAACTTAGGTATTGGCATCCCGACACTAGTTGCAAATTACGTTAGAAACGACATTGAAGTCGAATTTCAAAGTGAAAATGGTGTACTTGGTATGGGACCATTTCCCTTTGAAGGCGAAGAAGATGCCGATGTTATTAACGCAGGTAAACAAACCATTACAACCTTACCTGGTGCTAGTTTTTTCGATTCGGCAATGAGTTTTTCTATGATTCGCGGACAGCATGTAGATTTAACCATTTTAGGCGCTATGGAAGTTGCTGAAAATGGCGACATTGCCAATTGGAAAATCCCAGGGCGTATGGTAAAAGGCATGGGCGGTGCTATGGATCTAGTTGCTAGTGCCGAAAATATAATTGTAGCCATGATGCATACCAATAAAAAAGGCGCATCTAAATTGTTAAAAAAATGCACCTTACCATTAACCGGTGTTGGCTGTGTAAAAAAAATTGTGACCAATCTGGCCGTATTAGAAGTTACTAAAAGCGGCTTTAAACTCTTAGAACGCGCTCCTGGTGTTACTGTAGAACAAATTAAAAGTGCTACAGAAGGCACATTAATTATTGAAGGAGACATTCCTGAAATGAAATTCTAA
- a CDS encoding 2-hydroxyacid dehydrogenase, translating into MKILHLDSNHEILIKELSALGYTNDEDYTSSKDAIMKKIAGYDGIIIRSRFSIDKAFLEVATNLKFIGRVGAGLENIDCDYARSRGIELIAAPEGNSNAVGEHSLALLLSLFNKLNKADKEVRAGKWLREENRGLELDGKTIGIIGYGNMGKAFAKKLRGFDVRVLCYDLKSNVADENAMQVTLQELKEQADVLSLHTPETPLTINMIDSVFINQFEKPFWLINTARGKSVVTEDLVEALKEGKVLGAGLDVLEYEKASFENLFSTSLPEPFEYLIKSENVLLSPHIAGWTVESKARLAQTIVDKIKAKYAIS; encoded by the coding sequence ATGAAAATTCTTCACCTAGACAGCAATCACGAGATATTAATAAAAGAACTTAGCGCTTTGGGCTATACTAACGATGAGGATTACACCTCTTCTAAGGACGCCATAATGAAGAAAATTGCAGGGTATGATGGTATAATTATCCGAAGTCGTTTTTCGATCGATAAAGCGTTTTTAGAGGTCGCCACCAATTTGAAATTTATTGGACGTGTTGGAGCTGGTCTTGAAAATATAGATTGCGATTATGCCCGAAGCAGGGGCATTGAATTAATAGCGGCTCCAGAAGGTAACAGCAATGCCGTTGGCGAACATAGTTTAGCACTGCTACTGTCGTTGTTTAACAAGTTAAATAAAGCAGATAAAGAGGTTCGTGCAGGGAAATGGTTGCGCGAAGAAAATCGTGGATTGGAACTGGACGGAAAAACCATTGGCATAATTGGTTATGGGAATATGGGTAAAGCTTTTGCAAAAAAGCTGCGAGGTTTTGATGTTCGCGTGTTATGTTACGACTTAAAATCTAATGTTGCAGACGAGAATGCCATGCAAGTGACCTTGCAAGAACTTAAGGAACAAGCCGATGTATTAAGCCTGCACACTCCCGAAACCCCTTTAACTATTAATATGATTGATTCTGTTTTTATTAATCAATTTGAAAAACCATTCTGGCTAATCAATACAGCACGTGGTAAAAGTGTAGTTACTGAAGATCTTGTAGAAGCACTAAAAGAAGGTAAAGTTTTAGGTGCAGGATTGGATGTTTTAGAATACGAAAAGGCGTCTTTTGAAAACTTATTTTCCACATCGTTACCAGAACCGTTTGAATATTTAATAAAATCAGAAAATGTTTTGTTGTCGCCTCATATCGCGGGGTGGACGGTAGAGAGTAAAGCGCGATTAGCACAAACTATAGTAGATAAAATAAAAGCTAAATATGCGATTAGCTAA
- a CDS encoding cupin-like domain-containing protein, with the protein MAWHLQDIPRVKTITKQDFIKQYFKPQKPVVIEQFVNHWPAYTKWNLDYMKTIAGEITVPLYDNRPVNHNDGFNEPHTKMKMADYIDLLKREPTKYRIFLWNILKEVPQLQHDFSFPDFGLKLMKGLPMLFFGGKDSYTFMHYDIDLANIFHFHFEGKKKIILFDQNQTNYLYKIPHSLITREDIDFNNPDLKKWPMLEKANGYKTALNHGEVLYMPEGYWHYMRYITPGFSMSLRAIARNPINLSKAVYNLLIMRNYDTLMRRLKGQNWIDWKNEQAIIRTHKAF; encoded by the coding sequence ATGGCATGGCACCTACAAGATATACCCCGCGTAAAAACCATTACAAAACAAGATTTTATAAAGCAGTATTTTAAACCCCAAAAACCGGTGGTGATTGAACAATTTGTTAACCACTGGCCAGCTTACACCAAATGGAATTTAGATTATATGAAAACCATTGCTGGTGAGATTACGGTACCCCTTTATGACAACAGACCTGTAAATCATAACGATGGTTTTAATGAGCCTCACACCAAAATGAAAATGGCCGATTACATAGATTTGTTAAAACGTGAACCCACAAAATACAGGATTTTTCTGTGGAATATTTTAAAAGAAGTACCTCAGCTTCAACACGACTTTTCGTTTCCAGATTTTGGCTTAAAACTCATGAAAGGCCTACCAATGCTTTTCTTTGGTGGAAAAGACTCCTATACCTTTATGCATTACGATATTGATTTGGCCAATATTTTTCATTTTCATTTCGAAGGAAAAAAGAAAATTATTTTGTTCGACCAAAACCAAACGAATTATTTATATAAAATACCACACTCTTTAATTACCAGAGAGGATATCGATTTTAATAATCCCGATTTAAAAAAGTGGCCCATGCTAGAAAAAGCCAATGGCTATAAAACAGCGTTAAATCACGGTGAGGTTTTATATATGCCAGAGGGCTATTGGCATTATATGCGGTATATTACACCTGGTTTCTCTATGAGTTTACGGGCTATAGCAAGAAACCCAATAAACTTAAGTAAAGCTGTTTACAACCTTTTAATTATGCGTAATTACGATACCTTAATGCGACGTTTAAAAGGACAAAACTGGATAGATTGGAAAAACGAACAGGCTATTATTAGAACACATAAAGCATTTTAA
- a CDS encoding DUF6646 family protein, with the protein MKKIILLVALCSASFINAQAFLGSGDNKFQVGANFQDNATGINASYDFGVGENISFGVSSTYALNVENTLNADFGDRFDIKARFNANLGNVVNIDDNFDVYPGLSFSLKNFGGHLGMRYFFTSGFGIFTELNAPLAKYKTRTLTPAEKIHNQFTVNFGASFNL; encoded by the coding sequence ATGAAAAAAATAATTTTATTAGTAGCACTATGCAGTGCATCGTTTATTAATGCTCAAGCATTTTTAGGCAGCGGAGATAACAAATTTCAAGTTGGCGCTAACTTTCAAGATAATGCGACGGGTATTAATGCCAGTTACGATTTTGGCGTTGGTGAAAACATTTCTTTTGGAGTCTCTTCTACCTACGCTTTAAATGTTGAAAATACTTTAAATGCCGATTTTGGTGACCGATTTGATATTAAGGCACGTTTTAATGCCAATTTGGGTAATGTGGTAAATATTGATGACAACTTTGATGTTTATCCTGGGTTGAGTTTTAGTCTTAAAAATTTTGGAGGACACTTAGGTATGCGCTATTTTTTTACTAGTGGTTTTGGAATTTTTACAGAATTAAACGCACCTCTAGCGAAATACAAAACCAGAACTTTAACCCCTGCAGAGAAAATACACAATCAATTTACTGTGAATTTTGGTGCCAGTTTTAACTTATAG
- a CDS encoding regulatory protein RecX, with product MFLSKKSYTLEEATKKLEHYCAYQERCHQEVVKKLEGMQMIPEVIDVILVHLITHNFLNEERYAKTFVSGKLRIKYWGRRRLTFELQKKDISKFNINTALKSIDEEEYMEIFNSLAQKKADSIRETNKYKKRKKLIDYLLYRGWESHLVYDKANELIT from the coding sequence ATGTTTTTATCTAAAAAATCATACACTTTAGAAGAGGCCACTAAAAAGTTGGAACATTATTGCGCATACCAAGAGCGCTGTCATCAAGAAGTTGTAAAAAAACTTGAAGGTATGCAAATGATACCAGAAGTTATTGATGTGATTTTGGTGCATTTAATAACCCATAACTTTCTTAACGAGGAACGCTACGCCAAAACCTTTGTTAGTGGTAAACTCAGAATTAAGTATTGGGGTCGCCGCCGATTAACTTTCGAATTGCAGAAAAAAGACATTAGTAAATTTAACATCAACACGGCTCTTAAAAGTATTGATGAGGAAGAGTATATGGAAATATTTAATAGTTTGGCCCAAAAGAAGGCAGATTCTATTAGAGAAACTAATAAATATAAAAAGCGAAAAAAACTTATCGATTATTTACTTTATCGCGGTTGGGAATCACATTTAGTATACGATAAAGCAAATGAGTTGATTACATAA
- a CDS encoding TonB-dependent receptor domain-containing protein → MKFCNIIFLLFLTSHILVAQQIKVVDKLTKNPIPGVALYNKDKTKSAITNLDGEARLDVFLSAEMIYFQHLSYLLEKLEKSQIDLNSPIYLEASTHSLDEIIISASNFKQSERDIPQKIVSLNSEAIQFSNAQTSADLLESTGQVYIQKSQMGGGSPMIRGFSTNRLLITIDGVRMNNAIFRGGNVHNVIALDPFSLERTEVTLGAGSVIYGSDAVGGVMSFYTSKPKRSETDTLLVQTNATARYATANAEKTGHLDVNLGYKKWAFLSHFSYSDFNDLRMGSHGPLAYLRPEFVWATKDGDVVIDNKNPKTQKHSGYSQINLMQKVHFQSDDNLSFDLGLHYSTTSNIPRYDRLIRYKNEALRAAEWYYGPQRWLMSNLQITKLSSRSNLYNKIKATVAYQNFQESRTNRDFQSSIKHLREEAVDAYSFNLDFEKSLSPKSTLFYGFEYVYNKVRSYGNEENITNHMVFPSVSRYPNGASWLSAALYSSFKYKPNPKFVFQSGLRFNHVVSKANFESNNAFLNLPFKSSENKAGALTGTAGISWSPNKTLQWKLNASSAFRAPNIDDIGKVFDSEPGSVVVPNQNLRPEYAYGAEVGLRLSFGPSFKLDMSSYYTYLDNALVRRPYNLNNESKIMYDGELSEVQAIQNASKAWIYGFEVGLDMRFTKNLKLSSQYSVIGGTEEQDNIEVPIRHVAPSFGNTHLVWNYKNVKVDFFANYNAELSFYQLAPSEVEKDYLYAKDANGNPYAPAWTTLNMRTQYKINTAATLSLSLENITDKRYKTYSSGIASAGRNLILAVKYSL, encoded by the coding sequence ATGAAATTTTGTAACATTATTTTTTTACTGTTTTTAACCTCTCATATTTTGGTGGCTCAACAAATTAAAGTTGTCGATAAACTTACCAAAAATCCCATTCCTGGTGTGGCTTTGTACAATAAAGATAAAACAAAAAGTGCCATCACGAATTTAGATGGCGAGGCCCGTTTAGATGTTTTTTTAAGTGCAGAGATGATTTACTTTCAGCACCTGTCCTACTTGTTAGAAAAGTTGGAAAAATCTCAAATAGATTTAAATTCTCCTATTTACTTAGAGGCGAGTACCCATAGTTTGGATGAAATCATAATTTCGGCCTCAAATTTTAAACAAAGTGAAAGAGATATCCCGCAAAAGATAGTTTCTTTAAATTCTGAAGCTATTCAGTTTTCAAATGCACAAACAAGTGCCGATTTATTGGAGTCTACTGGGCAGGTATATATTCAAAAAAGTCAAATGGGTGGCGGTAGCCCCATGATACGGGGGTTTTCAACAAATCGATTGTTAATAACCATAGATGGTGTACGAATGAATAACGCCATTTTTAGGGGCGGAAATGTTCATAATGTGATTGCCCTCGACCCTTTTTCATTAGAGCGCACAGAGGTTACCCTGGGTGCTGGTTCGGTAATATATGGTAGCGATGCTGTGGGTGGTGTTATGAGTTTTTATACTTCAAAACCCAAACGCTCTGAGACCGATACGCTTTTAGTTCAAACTAATGCTACGGCGAGATACGCTACTGCAAATGCCGAGAAAACAGGGCATTTAGATGTTAATTTAGGGTATAAGAAATGGGCGTTTTTATCGCATTTTAGTTATTCAGACTTTAACGATTTAAGAATGGGAAGTCATGGGCCTTTGGCTTATTTAAGACCAGAGTTTGTGTGGGCAACAAAAGATGGCGATGTTGTGATTGATAATAAGAACCCTAAAACACAAAAACATTCTGGTTATAGTCAAATAAATTTGATGCAAAAAGTACACTTTCAATCTGACGATAATTTAAGTTTCGATTTGGGGTTACATTATTCTACAACTTCAAATATACCGCGATACGATCGTTTAATTAGATATAAAAACGAAGCTTTACGGGCTGCCGAGTGGTATTACGGTCCACAGCGTTGGCTGATGTCTAATCTTCAAATAACCAAGTTAAGTAGTCGATCTAATTTATACAATAAAATTAAAGCCACGGTGGCCTATCAAAATTTTCAAGAAAGCAGAACGAATAGAGATTTTCAATCTTCAATCAAGCACTTAAGGGAAGAAGCAGTGGATGCCTATTCCTTTAATTTGGATTTTGAGAAAAGCTTAAGTCCAAAAAGTACACTCTTTTACGGATTTGAATATGTATACAATAAGGTTAGGTCTTATGGTAATGAAGAAAACATTACTAATCATATGGTTTTTCCATCGGTATCTCGCTATCCCAATGGAGCGAGTTGGTTATCGGCTGCCCTGTATTCAAGTTTTAAGTATAAACCAAACCCAAAATTTGTTTTTCAATCGGGTTTGCGCTTTAATCATGTGGTGTCTAAGGCTAATTTTGAATCTAATAATGCGTTTTTGAATTTACCTTTTAAATCTTCTGAAAATAAAGCTGGAGCGCTTACAGGAACGGCTGGTATTAGCTGGTCGCCCAATAAAACTTTACAATGGAAACTTAATGCTTCTTCGGCATTTAGGGCACCAAATATTGATGATATTGGTAAAGTATTCGATTCTGAACCAGGTTCGGTAGTTGTGCCAAACCAAAATTTAAGACCCGAATATGCCTATGGTGCTGAGGTGGGGTTAAGACTTAGTTTTGGACCATCTTTTAAGTTAGATATGAGTTCGTATTATACCTATTTAGATAATGCTTTGGTGCGCAGACCTTATAATTTAAATAACGAAAGTAAAATTATGTACGATGGCGAGTTAAGCGAGGTGCAAGCCATTCAAAATGCATCGAAAGCGTGGATTTATGGTTTTGAGGTGGGTCTAGATATGCGATTTACTAAAAATCTTAAGCTTAGTTCGCAATACAGTGTTATTGGAGGTACAGAGGAACAGGATAATATAGAGGTTCCTATACGTCATGTGGCACCTAGTTTTGGAAATACACATTTGGTATGGAATTATAAAAATGTGAAAGTAGATTTTTTCGCTAATTATAACGCTGAGTTAAGTTTTTATCAACTCGCACCTTCTGAGGTGGAAAAAGATTATTTATATGCCAAAGATGCCAACGGAAACCCTTACGCACCGGCTTGGACGACTCTAAATATGAGAACACAATATAAAATAAACACAGCAGCAACACTTTCGCTTAGTTTAGAAAACATTACCGATAAGCGCTATAAAACGTATTCTTCGGGTATCGCATCGGCAGGTCGAAACTTAATTCTGGCCGTTAAATATAGTTTGTAA
- the recO gene encoding DNA repair protein RecO, producing MLLTTNAIVLSKLKYRDNDLIVKCYTEQLGVVSFLLRGVLKSKKGYSKAAYFQLLSQLDLQIDYKPNRSLQSIKEVKLKHLYSSLHSNVFKSAIVMFLAEVLTNTLKEEEQNNTLYRYIENTLLWLDEQTEYSNFHLLFLLNLTKYLGFYPSEMNAEYNHFNLLDGKFELKPYGKYSVSGDSFTLLKTMLGTTFDALSSVKINAKQRQSFLNMILLYFELHLGSFKSPKSLQIFNQVFN from the coding sequence ATGTTACTTACTACAAATGCTATTGTTTTATCCAAACTAAAATATCGCGACAACGACTTAATTGTAAAATGCTATACCGAGCAATTGGGTGTTGTTAGTTTTTTGTTAAGAGGGGTTTTAAAAAGTAAAAAAGGTTATTCTAAAGCCGCATATTTTCAGCTATTATCTCAATTAGATCTTCAAATAGATTACAAGCCTAATCGCTCTTTACAAAGTATTAAAGAGGTTAAGCTAAAACATTTATATTCGAGTTTGCATTCCAATGTATTTAAAAGTGCCATTGTCATGTTTTTGGCCGAGGTTTTAACGAATACGTTAAAAGAAGAAGAGCAAAATAATACGCTGTATCGTTATATTGAAAATACCTTGTTATGGCTTGATGAACAAACCGAGTATTCAAACTTTCATCTCTTATTTTTGCTTAATCTCACAAAATATTTAGGATTTTATCCGTCTGAAATGAATGCAGAATACAATCATTTTAATTTGTTAGATGGTAAATTTGAACTCAAACCTTATGGGAAATATTCGGTTTCTGGTGATTCTTTTACCTTGTTAAAAACCATGTTAGGCACAACATTTGATGCCTTATCTTCAGTGAAAATTAATGCGAAACAGAGGCAGTCGTTTTTAAATATGATTTTGCTTTATTTTGAATTGCATTTGGGGAGCTTTAAAAGTCCGAAATCACTTCAAATATTTAACCAGGTTTTTAATTAA
- a CDS encoding cystathionine gamma-synthase codes for MKFNTKVIHGGQELDPAYGAVMPPIYQTTTYAQTTPGGHKGYEYSRSHNPTRNALEKAFASIENGNYGLAFGSGLAAIDAVLKLLKPGDEVISTNDLYGGSFRLFTKIFQDFGIKFHFVGMGEAVNIESYMTSNTKLIWVETPTNPMMNIIDIKAVSAIAKKHEVLLAVDNTFATPYLQQPLDLGADIVMHSATKYLGGHSDVVMGTLVVKDKALADQLYFIQNASGAICGPQDSFLVLRGIKTLHVRMQRHCENAKTVAQYLANHPKVEQVYWPGFESHPNHQIAKSQMKDFGGMISFTSKDNNYENAIKIVENLKVFTLAESLGGVESLSGHPASMTHASIPKEEREKTGVVDSLIRLSVGIEDIDDLIADLKQALG; via the coding sequence ATGAAATTCAACACAAAAGTAATACATGGCGGCCAAGAACTAGATCCAGCTTACGGCGCTGTAATGCCTCCAATATATCAGACAACAACCTATGCGCAAACCACTCCTGGTGGCCATAAAGGATATGAGTATTCGAGATCGCACAATCCCACAAGAAACGCTTTAGAAAAGGCCTTTGCCAGCATTGAAAATGGAAATTACGGTCTCGCTTTTGGTTCGGGACTTGCTGCAATCGATGCCGTTTTAAAACTTTTAAAGCCTGGTGACGAGGTAATTTCTACTAACGATTTATACGGTGGATCGTTTCGTTTATTTACAAAAATATTTCAAGATTTTGGTATTAAATTTCATTTTGTAGGTATGGGAGAAGCTGTAAATATCGAATCGTACATGACGAGTAATACCAAGCTTATTTGGGTAGAAACACCAACTAACCCCATGATGAACATTATCGATATTAAGGCGGTATCTGCCATCGCTAAGAAACATGAGGTTTTGTTAGCGGTCGATAACACTTTTGCAACGCCTTATTTACAGCAGCCATTAGATTTAGGTGCCGATATTGTTATGCATTCGGCAACTAAATATCTTGGTGGGCATAGCGATGTGGTTATGGGAACGCTTGTTGTAAAAGACAAAGCGTTGGCAGATCAATTGTATTTTATACAAAATGCAAGTGGCGCTATTTGTGGTCCGCAAGACAGTTTTTTAGTGCTAAGAGGTATAAAAACATTGCATGTTAGAATGCAGCGCCATTGTGAAAATGCCAAAACAGTAGCCCAATATTTAGCCAATCACCCTAAGGTCGAGCAAGTCTATTGGCCTGGTTTTGAGAGTCATCCAAATCATCAAATAGCGAAATCTCAAATGAAAGATTTTGGAGGGATGATTTCATTTACCTCAAAAGACAATAATTATGAAAATGCTATAAAAATAGTTGAAAATTTAAAGGTGTTTACTCTAGCTGAATCCTTAGGTGGAGTAGAATCACTCTCTGGCCATCCAGCAAGTATGACGCATGCTAGTATTCCCAAAGAAGAACGTGAAAAAACAGGCGTTGTAGATTCTTTAATACGCTTAAGCGTTGGAATTGAAGATATAGATGATTTAATTGCCGATTTAAAACAAGCCTTAGGCTAA